The Saccharopolyspora gloriosae genome has a segment encoding these proteins:
- a CDS encoding IS3 family transposase: protein MVTLKAHYPLAVLLEVAGLARSTFFYHQARLDRPDPHARLKQAVTDVFQQAHGRYGHRRVHAMLHRHGLRPAKKTVLHIMRTLGLACTVRRRRRYSSWKGEAGTTAGNVLDRDFTAPAPNTKWVTDITEFRVGTSKIYLSPIIDLFDRSVVSYSWSTRPDTHLTNSSLTKAIATLNTGHTPLVHTDQGFHYRHTSWRQLLHEANLTPSMSRKATCLDNAVAENFFSHLKEELFHHHNYNTPDEFTTALENYLDWYNTTRISTTLKNLTPTEYRAQALTT, encoded by the coding sequence ATCGTCACCCTCAAGGCGCACTATCCGCTTGCGGTACTGCTGGAGGTCGCGGGCCTGGCCCGGTCGACGTTCTTCTATCACCAGGCCCGGCTCGACCGGCCGGACCCGCACGCCCGGCTGAAACAGGCCGTGACCGACGTGTTCCAGCAGGCCCACGGCCGTTACGGGCACCGCCGCGTCCACGCCATGCTGCACCGCCACGGCCTGAGACCGGCGAAAAAGACCGTCCTGCACATCATGCGCACCCTCGGCCTGGCCTGCACAGTCCGCCGCCGACGCCGCTACTCATCCTGGAAGGGCGAGGCCGGCACCACCGCCGGCAACGTCCTGGACCGCGACTTCACCGCCCCGGCACCGAACACCAAATGGGTCACCGACATCACCGAATTCCGTGTCGGCACAAGCAAAATCTATCTCTCACCGATCATCGACCTGTTCGACCGCTCCGTCGTGTCCTACTCCTGGAGCACCCGACCCGACACCCACCTGACCAACTCATCACTGACCAAAGCCATCGCCACCCTCAACACCGGCCACACCCCACTCGTGCACACCGACCAAGGCTTCCACTACCGACACACCTCCTGGCGCCAACTGCTACACGAGGCAAACCTGACACCCTCCATGTCCCGGAAAGCGACCTGCCTCGACAACGCCGTCGCCGAAAACTTCTTCAGCCACCTCAAAGAAGAACTCTTCCACCACCACAACTACAACACCCCCGACGAGTTCACCACCGCCCTCGAGAACTACCTCGACTGGTACAACACCACCCGCATCTCCACCACACTGAAGAACCTCACCCCCACCGAATACCGAGCCCAGGCCCTCACCACCTAG
- a CDS encoding proline--tRNA ligase — protein MITRMSTLFLRTLREDPADAEVPSHKLLVRAGYVRRVAPGIYSWLPLGLRVLRNVEEVVRQEMAAIGAQEIHLPALLPREPYEQTNRWTEYGPQLFRLQDRKGGDYLLGPTHEELFALTVKGEYNSYKDYPVMLYQIQTKYRDEERPRAGILRGREFVMKDSYSFDIDEDGLTNSYRLHRDAYVRIFDRVGLRYVIVAATSGAMGGSASEEFLAESPTGEDTFVRSTDSDYAANVEAVVTPVPAAESIEDKPAAQVHSTPGTPTIESLVDFLNGAELGRTFTAADTLKNVLVKTKQPGAEKWELLAVAVPGDREVDLKRLEAAVEPAEVALLDEADFAANPFLVKGYIGPKALRDNGIRYLADPRIVSGTAWVTGADQDGHHVVDLVCGRDFTPDGTIEAAEVREGDAAPDGGGTLVAARGIEIGHIFQLGRKYADAFGLDALGQDGKPKRITMGSYGVGVSRLVAAIAEQSHDELGLVWPREVAPADVHVVIAGKDETVREGGERLAAELDEAGVRVLLDDRTSSPGVKFADAELVGVPTILVVGKGLAKGVVEIKDRRTGEREEIDVDKAVGHLAQAVQG, from the coding sequence GTGATCACGAGGATGTCGACGTTGTTCTTGCGTACCCTGCGCGAGGATCCGGCCGACGCCGAGGTGCCGAGCCACAAACTGCTCGTGCGCGCCGGATACGTGCGCCGTGTCGCCCCGGGCATCTACTCGTGGCTGCCGCTGGGCCTGCGGGTGCTGCGCAACGTCGAAGAGGTCGTGCGCCAGGAGATGGCCGCCATCGGCGCCCAGGAGATCCACCTCCCCGCGCTGCTGCCGCGCGAACCGTACGAGCAGACGAACCGCTGGACCGAGTACGGCCCGCAGCTGTTCCGGCTCCAGGACCGCAAGGGCGGCGACTACCTGCTGGGGCCGACGCACGAGGAGTTGTTCGCGCTCACCGTCAAGGGTGAGTACAACTCCTACAAGGACTACCCGGTCATGCTGTACCAAATCCAGACCAAGTACCGGGACGAGGAACGTCCCCGCGCGGGCATCCTGCGCGGCCGCGAGTTCGTCATGAAGGACTCCTACTCCTTCGACATCGACGAGGACGGCCTCACGAACTCCTACCGGCTGCACCGCGACGCTTACGTCCGGATCTTCGACCGGGTGGGCCTGCGCTACGTCATCGTCGCCGCGACCTCCGGTGCGATGGGCGGATCCGCGTCCGAGGAGTTCCTCGCGGAGAGCCCGACCGGCGAGGACACCTTCGTGCGCAGCACCGACTCCGACTACGCGGCGAACGTCGAGGCCGTCGTGACCCCGGTGCCCGCAGCCGAGTCCATCGAGGACAAACCGGCCGCGCAGGTGCACAGCACTCCCGGCACGCCGACCATCGAGTCGCTGGTGGACTTCCTCAACGGCGCCGAGCTGGGCCGCACCTTCACCGCCGCCGACACCCTCAAGAACGTGCTCGTCAAGACCAAGCAGCCCGGCGCGGAGAAGTGGGAACTGCTGGCCGTCGCGGTGCCCGGTGACCGCGAGGTCGACCTCAAGCGCCTCGAAGCCGCCGTCGAACCCGCCGAGGTCGCGCTGCTCGACGAGGCCGACTTCGCCGCGAATCCCTTCCTGGTGAAGGGCTACATCGGCCCGAAGGCGTTGCGGGACAACGGGATCCGCTACCTCGCCGACCCGCGCATCGTCAGCGGCACCGCATGGGTCACCGGCGCCGACCAGGACGGCCACCACGTCGTGGACCTGGTCTGCGGCCGCGACTTCACGCCCGACGGCACCATCGAGGCCGCCGAGGTCCGCGAAGGCGACGCCGCGCCGGACGGCGGCGGCACCCTGGTCGCGGCCCGCGGCATCGAGATCGGGCACATCTTCCAGCTCGGCCGCAAGTACGCCGACGCGTTCGGCCTGGACGCGCTCGGCCAGGACGGCAAGCCGAAGCGGATCACGATGGGCTCCTACGGCGTCGGCGTGTCGCGGCTGGTCGCCGCGATCGCCGAGCAGAGCCACGACGAGCTCGGCCTGGTGTGGCCGCGCGAAGTCGCCCCCGCCGACGTGCACGTGGTCATCGCGGGCAAGGACGAGACGGTCCGCGAAGGCGGTGAGCGCCTCGCCGCCGAACTCGACGAGGCGGGCGTGCGGGTGCTGCTCGACGACCGCACCTCTTCGCCCGGCGTGAAGTTCGCCGACGCGGAACTCGTGGGCGTGCCGACGATCCTCGTCGTCGGCAAGGGACTCGCGAAGGGCGTCGTCGAGATCAAGGACCGTCGCACCGGCGAACGCGAAGAGATCGACGTCGACAAAGCCGTCGGCCACCTGGCGCAGGCCGTGCAGGGTTGA
- a CDS encoding tetratricopeptide repeat protein: MDREDADRADATEPHDSEEPSDGNEPQDSTEPSDAIEPENSTEPDGSEERPAQESMSPLISHNFVHGSTVGGSIIQGGRFYGDLYVDQPNEPVAAIASTAPRRPSLCLGRDRELESVLTTASPVCVVVGMGGAGKTTLALEAAYRLHERQGYRGGLLFLDGLGYTDAPKGLAQAASDLLRFLGVRDAPQADAAAVQRLQQRYEDFAAKELPLLLVLDSLGTGFDPAPLLPASPSHRTLITTRDDRIVRDAATIRLPELSAATAAGLLRVELERADPDDPRARESGRLREVAELCGRLPLALSVIAAMLSGNPKWELSTVAAKLATPQRLNVLTPVRSAFELSFAALQKSSDDNDQDAAVLFRRMGCLPAIEFTDRSAAALLDEPDPDRAWVLLERLRTAHLLTPGGHTDRVRFLDLAGEFAATLFEQLPPHRDAEAGNGSSLSQLDVLIRLAESTASSTRADMSTVDSSDDSQAVAEAFHRLTAEHDALWTIAARAAGTAEREPEAPDADSRGRLLAASRTIAVSLVVLRERTGRGRESLAGSRLLLRVTRALDDRRGEFDAFLAMCRGLLAVDARTEAAQCLHEASKLTRQLDGYPTEFMRAFAELACEVGQLAASAKEYQDLLERYRKSDDVEGRLAALHGLGRVAFLRDDLPEAVRRHEQARTLAHRHAFALHAERALNELGKCHARLGDTEHAVQCHLDAKRSAEQRGFPHGAAVSLHHLGDLHRGRGEKSEALECYLKAERLHREAGDSRRADRSAKLIHAIRTGPEQPPAVTEDPPPPVEPPPTASPPKRDPPTVVRSLRAVLVLLAVLIAAQLWSAADGTPSVPWTWWTLIVLLLAMAAARQYTYRFTTIPLSHWAWALDVLAYAAALGYFIRVASTAEQTNAVLGTVVFLVSGAASIYFLTQRRHSH; encoded by the coding sequence ATGGATCGCGAGGACGCCGACAGAGCCGACGCCACCGAGCCGCACGACTCCGAGGAGCCGTCCGACGGCAACGAGCCGCAGGACTCCACCGAGCCGTCCGATGCCATCGAGCCGGAGAACTCTACCGAGCCGGACGGCTCCGAAGAGCGGCCCGCACAGGAGTCGATGTCGCCGCTGATCTCCCACAACTTCGTTCATGGCAGCACCGTCGGCGGTTCGATCATCCAAGGCGGCCGGTTCTACGGCGACCTGTACGTCGATCAGCCGAACGAACCGGTTGCCGCGATCGCGTCGACCGCGCCCCGGCGGCCGTCGCTGTGCCTCGGCCGCGATCGGGAACTGGAGTCCGTGCTGACCACGGCATCCCCGGTGTGCGTGGTGGTCGGCATGGGCGGGGCGGGCAAGACCACGCTCGCGCTCGAAGCCGCCTACCGGTTGCACGAACGGCAGGGCTATCGGGGTGGTCTGCTCTTCCTGGACGGCCTGGGCTACACGGACGCCCCGAAGGGACTCGCACAGGCGGCGTCCGACCTGCTCAGATTCCTGGGCGTCCGCGACGCCCCGCAGGCCGACGCGGCAGCGGTGCAGCGGTTGCAGCAGCGCTATGAGGACTTCGCCGCAAAGGAACTCCCGCTGTTGCTGGTGCTCGACAGCCTCGGAACGGGGTTCGATCCGGCGCCGCTGCTCCCCGCGTCGCCGTCGCACCGGACGCTGATCACCACCCGCGATGATCGGATCGTGCGGGACGCGGCGACGATCCGGCTGCCGGAGCTGTCCGCCGCGACGGCGGCCGGGCTGCTGCGGGTGGAACTGGAGCGCGCGGACCCGGACGATCCGCGCGCACGCGAATCCGGCCGGTTGCGCGAGGTCGCCGAGTTGTGCGGGCGGTTACCGCTGGCGCTGTCGGTGATCGCCGCGATGCTGAGCGGGAATCCGAAGTGGGAGTTGAGCACGGTCGCCGCCAAGCTCGCCACACCGCAGCGGCTCAACGTGCTGACTCCGGTGCGGTCGGCGTTCGAGCTGTCGTTCGCGGCGCTGCAGAAATCATCGGACGACAACGACCAGGATGCCGCCGTGCTGTTCCGGCGGATGGGCTGCCTGCCTGCGATCGAGTTCACCGATCGCAGCGCCGCCGCCCTGCTGGACGAGCCGGATCCGGATCGGGCATGGGTGCTGCTGGAACGGTTGCGCACGGCTCACCTGCTGACTCCGGGCGGGCATACCGATCGGGTCCGGTTTCTGGATCTCGCCGGGGAGTTCGCGGCGACGCTGTTCGAGCAGCTCCCGCCGCACCGGGATGCCGAGGCCGGGAACGGATCGTCGCTCTCCCAGCTGGACGTGCTGATCCGGCTCGCGGAGAGCACCGCGTCGTCCACCCGAGCCGATATGTCCACAGTGGATTCCTCGGATGACTCGCAGGCCGTGGCGGAGGCCTTCCACCGGCTCACCGCTGAGCACGACGCGCTGTGGACGATCGCCGCCCGCGCCGCCGGCACGGCCGAGCGGGAACCGGAAGCTCCGGACGCCGACTCGCGCGGGCGGCTCTTGGCGGCGAGCCGCACGATCGCTGTCTCGCTGGTGGTGCTGCGCGAACGCACCGGACGCGGCAGGGAATCGCTGGCGGGATCACGGCTGCTGCTGCGCGTCACGAGGGCGTTGGACGATCGTCGCGGCGAGTTCGACGCGTTCCTCGCGATGTGCCGCGGCCTGCTGGCCGTGGACGCCCGCACCGAGGCCGCCCAGTGCCTGCACGAGGCGAGCAAGCTCACCCGGCAGCTCGACGGCTATCCGACCGAGTTCATGCGGGCCTTCGCGGAACTGGCCTGCGAGGTCGGCCAACTGGCGGCGAGCGCCAAGGAGTACCAGGACCTGCTGGAGCGATATCGGAAGTCCGATGACGTCGAGGGCCGGCTCGCCGCGCTGCACGGGCTCGGTCGCGTCGCCTTCCTGCGCGACGACCTGCCGGAAGCCGTGCGCCGGCACGAGCAGGCGCGGACCCTGGCTCACCGGCACGCTTTCGCGCTGCACGCGGAACGAGCGCTCAACGAACTGGGCAAGTGCCACGCGCGGCTCGGCGACACCGAGCACGCCGTTCAATGCCACCTGGACGCGAAGCGGTCCGCCGAGCAGCGCGGATTCCCGCACGGCGCCGCGGTGTCGTTGCACCATCTCGGCGACTTGCACCGCGGGCGGGGCGAGAAGTCCGAAGCGCTCGAGTGCTACCTGAAGGCCGAACGGCTCCACCGCGAGGCGGGCGACAGCCGGCGAGCGGACCGGTCGGCGAAGCTGATCCACGCGATCCGGACCGGCCCGGAGCAGCCGCCGGCCGTTACGGAAGATCCGCCGCCCCCGGTGGAACCGCCACCGACCGCTTCCCCACCGAAGCGGGATCCACCGACCGTGGTGCGAAGCCTGCGCGCCGTGCTCGTACTGCTGGCCGTGCTGATCGCGGCGCAGCTCTGGTCGGCGGCTGACGGAACGCCGTCCGTTCCGTGGACGTGGTGGACGCTGATCGTCCTGTTACTCGCGATGGCGGCCGCACGCCAGTACACGTACCGCTTCACCACGATCCCGCTGTCGCATTGGGCGTGGGCGCTGGACGTCCTCGCGTACGCGGCGGCGCTCGGCTACTTCATCCGGGTGGCGTCCACCGCGGAGCAGACGAACGCGGTGCTCGGCACCGTCGTTTTCCTGGTCTCCGGCGCGGCGAGCATCTACTTCCTCACCCAGCGACGGCACTCGCACTGA
- a CDS encoding helix-turn-helix domain-containing protein has product MYPHSSLSREQREAAVVLFGAGHGAVSAAARLGVSASAVRTLRDRWLLRGPGALIMKPTKRSYSFEFKLDVVLRFVAGQATAAELAAEHDLSSPKQVKNWARQYRRDGEDALRPKREGRPPREPQPPPDGETAELERLRTENLRLSAENAYLKKLRALKEQGRG; this is encoded by the coding sequence GTGTATCCGCATAGTTCGTTGTCGCGGGAGCAGCGTGAGGCCGCTGTGGTGTTGTTCGGGGCTGGTCATGGGGCGGTGTCGGCTGCGGCCCGGTTGGGGGTGTCGGCTTCGGCGGTGAGAACGTTGCGGGATCGATGGTTGTTGCGCGGCCCGGGAGCGTTGATCATGAAACCGACCAAACGGTCCTACTCGTTCGAGTTCAAACTCGACGTGGTGCTGCGGTTTGTGGCCGGGCAGGCCACGGCGGCCGAGCTGGCCGCCGAGCATGACCTGTCGTCACCGAAGCAGGTGAAAAATTGGGCGCGCCAATATCGGCGTGACGGCGAGGATGCGTTGCGCCCCAAGCGGGAAGGCCGCCCACCCCGCGAACCACAACCACCACCGGACGGCGAGACGGCCGAACTGGAACGGTTGCGGACGGAGAATCTGCGGTTGTCCGCGGAGAACGCCTACCTAAAAAAACTGCGGGCCTTGAAGGAACAGGGGCGAGGGTAA